Within Betaproteobacteria bacterium, the genomic segment TGGGAAGGCGTGCAGATCCAGTGCAATTTCCACAAGGTGCCGGGCGGGAAGAACCTCCCGACCATCCTTTCCATTCCCGGGATGGACCAGACCAAGGAGGCGGTGCCCGATCCCAGCAACAACATCTTCATCAAGCGCGGCATGAACGTGCTCGCGGTCGATGGCCCCGGCCAGGGTACGAGCAATCTGCGCAAGACCCGGGTGACCGCCGACAACCACGAACGTGCGACTCGTGCCTGCGTCGACTGGCTCAGCAAGCAGCCCGAAGTCGATGCCGCGCGCATCGGCGTCATGGGCATTTCGATGGGCTCGTACTGGAGCAACCGGCTCGCCGCCGTCGACCCGCGCGTGAAAGCCATCGCCAGCTCGGCCGCAAACTACGGCACCAAGAAGGCGATCTTCGAGGAAGCGTCGCCGCGCTTCAAGCAGATCTTCATGTACATGGCCGGCATCCACGACGAAGCCGAGTTCGACAAGATGGCCGAGCGGATGCATCTCTTCGGCTACGGCGAGAAAGTGAAGTGCTACTCGCTCATGGTGCTGGGCGAATACGATCCGCTGTGCCACCTCGAAGAAGGTCTCGCCTATTTTCAGGAAGTCGCTGGCCCGAAAGAGATCTGGATCCTCGAGAACGAGAACCACGTGCCGCGACCGAGCCGCAATTTCGGCGGCATGCTCGCCGATCCGCTGGTGGTCGATTGGCTCAAGGACGCGCTGACGGACAAGAAGCCGAAGGACTTGAACCAGGCGGTGTTCGTGCACGACCGCACTGGCGCGGGGCCCTACAGCAAGCCGATCTCGGGTGTCGAGGACGTGTATCTGGGGAGGCGGTTGGAAATTTGAGCGATGGAACAGAGTGAAGGGTGAAATGTGAAAAGTGAAACCGCCGAACGGCGGCGCTCCTGTTCACTCTTCACTCTTCACTCTTCACCCTTCACTCAATTGCTCCACAACCGGTACTCGTTATAGACCGCCCCCAGATTGCGTACGCGGATGCGGAAGTTGCCGGTCCGGCGCGGCGTCCAGCGGCAGATCTCGTCGTCGCCCCCGCCGTCGGAGGCGCAGATCCGATTGCCCGCATCGTCCTCGACGAACAAGTCGAGATCGGATACGCCTTCGCCCGTGATGGCCACCATGACCGGCTCGTTGGCGCGAAAGCTCACGGTATGGACGTTGGTGACGCCGTCGCCGATGCGCGTGGCGAAGCGTGCCGGACCGTCGTCGCGCACCTTGGCCGAGCTCTTGGCCAGCTCGTCGACCAGCCCGTTGAGATCGTGCCGCCCGCCGGCGTACTTGCGGGCGCGCTCGAGCATTCCCTTCAGTGTCGTATCGCGCGTAGTAGCCCCGCCGGCCTTGGCATCGGCAGCTTTCGGCGTGCCTTCGCTGCGCATGTCGAGCTTCACCGTCCGCGGACCGGTCTGGCCCAGCATGCGAGCCGCCGCGAGCATTGCGAGCACGTCGCGCGTGCGGTCCGCATGGCGGGCGACCTGGTCCGCGAGGGCCGCTTGCGCGACCGCTTCGGTGCGCGGCGACGAACCGCGCTTGGCCGTATCGACGTTGGCGCCCTTGGGCGCAACGGCCGCCGACGCGCTGCCCGCGCCCCATAGCGATAACGCCATCGCCAGCACGATACCGATGGCCATTGCAGGTCGATTCGACCGCTTCATGATTCTGCCTCCCCGACAAAGACTTGCTGCGCCGATCAGTGAGCTTGCGCTGACGGTGACAGCTCGCTCCTCTCCCTCACCCCCGGCCCCTCTCCCGGAGGGAGAGGGGAGCAGCCGCTTCCAGAAGTCGACCTGGGCGCAACCCTGGCATCATATCAGCGACACAACACGCCGACAGCGCTACGGCTTCGCGCCCGCCGGCCAGGCTGCAGGCGAACGATTGCAATTGCGAGCGACGGATGGCGCATGAACGCGCCGTTCGTCCAGCGTGCACTGGTTCGCTTTTCCTTGTCCGGCGCCGTGCTACCCTGCGGCACCCGCAGTCGTCAGGGAGGCGGCGATGATCTTCCGGCAACTGTTCGATCCCCAGTCTTCGACCTACACCTATCTCCTTGCCGACGAGCGCTCCCGGCACGCCCTGCTGATCGATCCGGTGTTCGAGCAGGCGCGCCGCGACACTGCGCTGGTCGAGGAGCTCGGCCTGAAGCTCGAGTGGACGATTGAAACGCATGTCCACGCCGATCACGTCAGCGGCGCCTGGCTGCTGCGCGAGCGTCTCGGCAGCCGCATCGCAATGTCCGCCGACAGCGGCGCCGAGGGAGCGGACCGGATGCTGCGCCACGGCGACCGGGTCGAGTTCGGCAAGCGCTGGCTGGAGGTGCGCGCGACGCCGGGCCACACCGACGGCTGCGTGACCTACGTCGTGGACGACCAGAAGGCAGCGCTCACCGGCGATGCGATTCTCATCCGCGGCTGCGGGCGCACCGACTTCCAGCATGGCAGTCCGGCCACGCTTTATCGCTCGGTGCACGAGCAGATCTTCAGCCTGCCGGACGAGTGCCTGCTCTACCCCGCGCACGACTATCGCGGCCTCACGGTCACCAGCGTCGACGAGGAAAAGCTCTACAACCCGCGCCTCGGCGGCCAGATCCTGAAGGACGATTTCATCGGCTACATGAACCACCTGGGGCTCGCGCACCCGAAGCAGATGGACATCGCGGTGCCGGCCAACCTGCGCTGCGGCCGGCCGCAGGAAGAAGCTCCGGCAACCGCCCAGGATTGGGCCCCGCTCACCTATACCTTTGCCGGCATCTGGGAAGTGCAGCCGCAGTGGCTGGAAGAGCATGCGCGCCAGGTGCAGATTCTCGACGTGCGCGAGCCGAACGAGTTCAACAGCTCGCTCGGGCACGTGCGAGGCGCCCTCCTGATTCCGCTCGGCGCGCTCACCGAACGTGCGCAGGAGCTATCGAAGGCGCGACCGATCGTCACCGTATGCCGTTCGGGTGCGCGCTCCGCGCAAGCGACAGTGCTGCTCGGCAAGGTGGGTTTCACCCAAGTCGCGAATCTTTCCGGCGGGATGCTGCGCTGGCGCGCGCAACGGTTCCCCGTCGAGGGCGGAAACGACTGATAGTTCGGGCGGCGTCGCCGAACGGCCCTGCCCGCTCGTGCAGTCGCTGAACCACCCCGTCCGCGCGATTCGCGCGTCCCGCCCCTCCTTGGCAGGAGGGGAGGTGCTAGATTCTTCCCCTCCTCTCACGAGGTTCTTCCCCTCCTCTCATGAGGAGGGGTGGCGCGCAGCGCCGGGGTGGTGTGGTTCACCCAATCGCAACTCTTGCAGCGACACAGCCGCAACGGCGCGCGACGTTGTGCTTGCCAAGCTGCTGGCTACGGTCCTTCTACGGCGCTTCCTTGCGGTTCAGCAGCTCGATGCTGACGCCATCGGGCGCAGCGATGAAGGCGATGCGCGTGGTGGGATTGAAATCCCTCGGCTCGACGTCGAACGCCACGCTCTTGCGCCGCAGTCCCTCGCAGAATGCGTCGAAATCGCCGCTCACCCGCAGGCCGAAATGATCCACGCCCCATTCCAACCCGGGCTTGGACTGGATCGATTCGCCGCTGCGCTCGCCGCGCACGATCACCAGAGCGCCGGCGATGGAGACATAGACCTGGGGTGCGCCACGGACTTCGGCGCTCTTCCAGACCGAGCCGCCGAGCTTGTCCACGTACCACTGCGCGGTGGCTTTCGGATCCTTGGCAACGAGGTGAACGTGATCGAAGGCGAGCGTGGCTTCGGACATGACGTTGTCTCCGTGGGCGAGGTTGCGGACGCGACCGACCGGGCTGATTGTAGTCCCGCAGCAGCGCCACGCAAAACGGCCGAATCAGCGGCCGAATCAGCGTTCAGTCAAGTTTTTACACGAGGCAACAGGACGGCCCCGAGCGCCTCAGGTACGCTCGAGAATATGCAGCCCGCGCACGCGATCGAGCAGATAGATGAGGCCGCGATCGTCCACGGTCACGTCGTTGCTCTGCACGCGATCCGACCCCGGCGGCACGTCGGGCAGAAAATACGCCACCTCCTTCAGCGCATGCGGGCGCGAGATGTCGACGATGCGCAGCCCATGGGCGAACCATGCCACCGGAATCTCGGTGCCGGTGACGATCTCGCATGGCTGATGGCACCCCGTCATGCGCGGCTGCGCCTCGGGCGGCATATCCTCGACCTGGAAGGTCGAGATCGGCTGCGGATGCTTTTCGTCGGTAATGTCGACCAGCCACAGGAACGCGGCCGGATACGGCGGATAGTCGACCTGGCGAAACACGTCCTCGTCCGACACCACCATGAAGTCGCGATTCTGGATCTTGAACGGGATGGGCAGCGCGGTGTGCGTCGGCCACGGAAAGGGCGGGCTCCAGTCCAGGCCGGAGACGAGCTTGGGCTTGCTCATGTCGTCGATGTCGAGGATCACGAGCCCGCCTTGCCAGTAGCTCGTATAGAGCCGATTGCCACGGCGCAGAGGATGATGGCACTTGTGCGCATCGCCCTTCCACGTCGGCGTCTCGCCGCCGTGAACGTGACTGCGTACGTCGACGTAGCCGACTTCCCGGATTCCCTTCGCTTGCGCCATCGCCCCCTCCCCGCGGCTCGTTCCACTGGGCAGGATAGCACGGTGCACCGGCAGCGGGCGCGGATGCTCGGAC encodes:
- a CDS encoding alpha/beta hydrolase, encoding MIPPTDKTGSLKSERRRDNQQWLLDWMVKTTGRTHNFAYDHREIPPEVKTYRQIPRVMEKTGRHQETIARAAEAAGHRQSACELYYKACENYRIAQHAIFVDDHPDKIYLHGKLLESFSGCMRTADYPIERVEIDWEGVQIQCNFHKVPGGKNLPTILSIPGMDQTKEAVPDPSNNIFIKRGMNVLAVDGPGQGTSNLRKTRVTADNHERATRACVDWLSKQPEVDAARIGVMGISMGSYWSNRLAAVDPRVKAIASSAANYGTKKAIFEEASPRFKQIFMYMAGIHDEAEFDKMAERMHLFGYGEKVKCYSLMVLGEYDPLCHLEEGLAYFQEVAGPKEIWILENENHVPRPSRNFGGMLADPLVVDWLKDALTDKKPKDLNQAVFVHDRTGAGPYSKPISGVEDVYLGRRLEI
- a CDS encoding MBL fold metallo-hydrolase — protein: MIFRQLFDPQSSTYTYLLADERSRHALLIDPVFEQARRDTALVEELGLKLEWTIETHVHADHVSGAWLLRERLGSRIAMSADSGAEGADRMLRHGDRVEFGKRWLEVRATPGHTDGCVTYVVDDQKAALTGDAILIRGCGRTDFQHGSPATLYRSVHEQIFSLPDECLLYPAHDYRGLTVTSVDEEKLYNPRLGGQILKDDFIGYMNHLGLAHPKQMDIAVPANLRCGRPQEEAPATAQDWAPLTYTFAGIWEVQPQWLEEHARQVQILDVREPNEFNSSLGHVRGALLIPLGALTERAQELSKARPIVTVCRSGARSAQATVLLGKVGFTQVANLSGGMLRWRAQRFPVEGGND
- a CDS encoding VOC family protein, giving the protein MSEATLAFDHVHLVAKDPKATAQWYVDKLGGSVWKSAEVRGAPQVYVSIAGALVIVRGERSGESIQSKPGLEWGVDHFGLRVSGDFDAFCEGLRRKSVAFDVEPRDFNPTTRIAFIAAPDGVSIELLNRKEAP